The Candidatus Hydrogenedentota bacterium genomic interval GCCGGTGGACGAGGCCCTGGCTGCCCTGGAGGCGCTGGCGCTGCCCGACGGCCCCGAGGCCGGCTGGCCCTACCTGCAGGTGCGGGTCCGCCTGGATCAGCCCGAGCCCGGCCTGCGTGCCCGGGTGGAGGCGGCCCTGGCCGACAAGCCGGTGCGGCTGGCCCGCATCGAAACCACCTATGCCCGCAGCGCCGATGAGGCCGCCGCGCCGGCCCTGTCGGTGGATGAGCTGGAAGCCCTGGGGCCGGCGGATTTCTTCCAGCGCCTGTATGCCCACCGCTTTGGCGACGCACCGCCCGCCGAGCTGATGGGCGCCTTCAACGAACTGCTTGCCAGCCCGGCCGGGGCGGCCCCCGACGCATGAAAATCCTTGCCATCCGCGGTCGCAACCTGGCCTCCCTGGCCACCGAGTTCTGCGTGGACTTCCAGTCCGAGCCCCTGGCCAGCGCCGGCCTGTTTGCCATCAC includes:
- a CDS encoding exonuclease SbcCD subunit D C-terminal domain-containing protein → FSEIHYPHQVVLVDLDGEAVASVRDVRVPRAVDLLRVPATPAPVDEALAALEALALPDGPEAGWPYLQVRVRLDQPEPGLRARVEAALADKPVRLARIETTYARSADEAAAPALSVDELEALGPADFFQRLYAHRFGDAPPAELMGAFNELLASPAGAAPDA